DNA sequence from the Methylomonas albis genome:
GAAGGGTCTAACGTTTCGAATGGATACCAGCGTGATTGTCCTGCTCGAACAGGGTGGCCGCTGGTGGCCCATATCCTTGCAAGGTCTTTCGATTGCAGCCGGCTGATATAAACCGGCATACTCAATTCTTCAATTAACGCCCGTAACAGCCGGAACCAAACGCCAGCATGTACTGGTCGTCTAGGCAAGTCAACTTGCCCACACGTCAATGCTTGCTCGGTACGCCTATCCATTGTCTTGATCGCGTCACTGGCTTCACGTATTAATGCCGCATCCAGTTGATGCCAGGAACTCAGCTGGCCATCACCAATATAAGATTGCAGCCAGCATCCGTGAATGGGACAGCTGATAAATAAAGGGAACTGCCACATCAGCTTAAATGTTTCGTGACCCGGTGATTCATTCAAACAACTTGGACAGGCTCGCTGTAGGGTTTGCTTGGGCAACCAAGCTCGCCATCTCGGTATCAATCTGCGCTGACGCTTTGGGTGTGGAAATAAAACCGACATTTGATGAACATAACTGGCGTAAGAATTAGGATCAGGGGCCAAACTGTCCAGTAACCAAGGTGCCCAGCCCGACATCGTCATCAGTCGAAGTCTCTCCAGCCCTACGCCACTGCGTTGAGCAATGATTTCAAGAAAACCTATGGGGGGTAGAATGTCAATATCCAGCAATTGTCCTTGTCCCCATTCATAACGTATTAAATGTTCCAAGTCCATTTGGTAACACCGGGCAATTCGAGATAGCCAGGACGATAAGGCTTCGTTTTCGACGGGGACCGGATGTATCGGCCATCGTTGAGCCGATGTCAATTGAGCTCTCTTTCAAATTTCCGGCGGCGTTCGCTCGGGCCGGCGTAATCAGCTAATGCTAATGTCCTTTGGTTGATGGCCTCTTCACCCGTATCGATACCGGCGATAGCGGCTTTGGTCAGCAACAACGCCAGCTCACCTATCGTGCCCTCACTACGCGCTAACAGATATTGGGCCATGTCGTCGGTCGCAATATTGGACGGGCGGCGTAGGGGGAATGCCGCCACAAAACTTGCCAGCAACGAACAGGTATCCTTGTCAACTTGCCATAACGGTAATATCAAGGGCTCGAACCGATTTTCCAGTTGATCGTCGGAACGGATTGCCAAATAGGCGTCGCGAGTGCCGACCCCCACTAATGGAATTCGAAGTTCGTTCCCCAAAAACCGCAGCAAGTTAAGAAATTCCCGCCGGCTGTTGCTGTTACCCGCCAAAATATTATGCAGTTCATCAATCACCAGCATCTTGACGCCGATACGGCGCATTAAGCTCAGTGCTTGTTGTTCTAAGATGGCGATAGGTTGACGCGATCTTAGTGGCGCCCCCATCGCGGCAAGCAATCCTATATGAAAGCGAAGTATTGAAGGCTCGGATGGCATTTGCACACAAAGAACAGGAATATGCTCAGCGTCCGGGCTCGAACTGGGTAGATGTTGACGGCGAAACTTTTCAACAATCATGGATTTTCCATTATTGGTCGTCCCGATAATGAGGAGATTCGGCATGCGTTGTTTCGCCGGCCATTGATACAGCGCCTCCAACCGATTGACTGCGTCCACCGCACGTGGATAACCGATCCATCGTTCAGCACGTGTATGCATGATCCGCTCGGCAGAAGGGAGATGTGCCAAGCGCTGAGCGGAAGGGGTCAAATAGGATAGGTCTAAAATAGAATTGTCTTTCATCGTTACCACTCCTCAATGTCGCTGAAGGGTACGGCAGACTTAATTTCCGATTGGTCGGAATCAGGCGGTATCTGGGGTTTACTTTTCTTTGTCGAATGCGTTAAGTGTTTAAGCCGCTCATTGTTTCGCCTAGTTCGTTTCGTGGCTTTTTGGGCATCGTGGACAATATCGCGCATCTGGTCGATCATCCGAAACAGAGAAACTTCATCCACTTGGTCCCGACCTTCAGCTCGCAGCCGTTTGATGGCTTGACGATGTTCCCACAACGTAATGGCAGGGTTTTCCAAGGAGCGGTAAGGGATTTCCAGATACTTTTGACTATCCGGGTCCAATACCCAGATACGGCTAATATCCCTTGGATCGCGACGTATCAGGAACATAGTGCCGCCCTTCTTCCGCCGAGCAATTAGGGGCTTTAACGCATTGGCAAAGTAATCAATGTAGTCGACTCTAAAACCGGTACGCGTCAAGGAGCGTCGGATAATCGGTAGAAAATCGATCAGAAATGCTTTTGCATTAGTGACAACAGGCGGCGGGCCATTTAAGGTAAGCCCTTTGGACCAACGCTTTGCCGGGGGTTCTTGTAGATCATTATAATGTGCTTCACCATGATAATAAGCGACCGCTATCGTTAGCCAGCGTTCCAATTCATGGAGTGTTAACGCGGCCTTTTTTTCAGAATCATAATCGCCGCGAGCTTCCGGATTTGAAAAGGTGGTACCGGGGAGCTCATGAATATCCCCCATCATGGTGCCTATCAACCGTTCAATAATACCGCCATAATGCGGTTGCCCTAGCGGACGATAACTCAGCAAAATGCCATGTTGTTCACAGCCCCGCTGCAACGCTTCGCTTTTAAATTCCGGCGCATTATCCACATAAACTGACCTGGGTTTTCCACTCATAGGCCAATCGACATCTAACTGTAATTGTTCAAGCCAGGGACGCTTATCGCAAACCATATGGGCTAGACAGAGTCCGACAGAAACGGTGGACGGAGGCTCTAACGTCACAACCATACCGACAATGCAATCACTAAACACATCAATAGCGATTGTCAGGTACGGTCGACCAATAGGCTGCCGGTCGCGTTCATCAACGACAATTAGGTCGATTACCGTATGGTCAATCTGAACTTGTTCCAAAATGGCGGTGATTTCTGGCGGCGTACCGCCGGCTGACAACAAAGATCGAACAGCATCGGCTCCTTCCCGTGCTTGTTTCACCTGCACTGGATTCAACCATTTTATTCTTAGGGCAACCGTATTACGGGCGGGAACCGGTAATCCTCTCGTCTTACATTCCTGTTTAATACGCCGGTAAAGTTTCGCGATAGTCAGCTTTTGCCGATTCATAAACTTTTTCCGTATCAATTCACTGACGATATTTTCTACCGCTTCGACTAATCGCCTTTTACCTTTGCCCCCACTGGTGTGTGCTGGGGCAAGATCCGTCACTAACCCGGTACCTTGCCGGAATCTTTGAATGAGGACATAAACTTGTCTTCGGGAGATACCCAATTTTTGGGCGGCTTCATCGGCTGTTTGATGTCCAACGATTTCTAAGGCCGCGAGTCGGCCAATGATACTGGCTCGCTCACGAGCCAGCTCCCAATGTTCTTGAGATAAAGTCAACACTCCCTGTTCAGTGAATTTAGTGGACTCGGGTTCCATACCAAATACTCACTTCAGTGAAGAGAAGTATTGAGCATAATGACGCACTGTGCAGATGTCTATTGATATTTTTTTGCTCAATAGTTGACTGCACTAAGTGGTTCTAGCCCAATAAGATGGTGCAGTCGTCTTCTGACATTGACACCGGTCCTTTATGTGACACCCCAAAAGACTTCGCTTGTGCCATCAAAAAAATTATCATATAACCCGTAACATATTCTATGATTTACAAAGATCATTAAATTGCTTTGATGTAACACTTTTTCGCCGGGATTCCAACCGCTGATAAAGATTTTCGGATTGCTCGAATGAGCTCGACATCTTAACAACCGAACCGCAGGCACCGGAACACAGCACAGGATCGATGACTCCAACATCACATCACTACTATCCATTCCTTAGTGAATGCATCCCAAACCTTTTTTTTGCTAAGCTTACTTAAAGCCAGAGACCAAAACCGCTATGCACAAGTGGCCCGCATGCTGCTGGTTTTGCCAATCAATGCAGCGTCAGCGGTAGACAATAAATACACGCACTTACAGAACTCGCTGTATCAAGATGACCAAATCCGAATTGATTGAACAACTGGCAACAAAATTACCACATTTATTGCGAGGGGATGTCGAACTGGCCATCAATAGCCTGATTCACAGTATGACTCATAACTTAGCGACGGGCGGACGCATTGAAATTCGCGGTTTCGGTGGGTTCTCAATTACCCGGCGAGCCGCCCGCATGGGCCACAACCCTAAAACGGGTGAACGAGTAAGTTTACCAAGCCGTTATGCCACCCACTTTAAACCAGGGTTGGATTTGCGCGAACGCGTTAATCATTCGAGAGAGATCTATCCGAATATCAAAGACCTTTAATGGCACCATTAAATCAGCTGTCATTCTTTGCTTTCCACAGCCAAGCCATTGCCGCTCCAAGGCATAGTTAAATGCGCGATAGTTAGGCTTGTTGAGATCAACGCACCTTACCTCTCTCATTTTGTCGTTAAGGTACTTTTTGTAAATGTGGATTACTGGCTGGTGCAGACCCTGCACCGAATACAGTTGAAAGCTCTTCAAATAGAATGGCATTGACGGTAGTCGATTTGCTGGCGCCACTGACTTGATATTTCACTACATTCAAGCCGTTTTCTCCCCTTACATGCCAGTTCTTTTTCAAGACTTTTTTCTGGATGACGGACCAATTTCCAGGGTTGCCGTCCTGAAACACAGCGTAATCTTGAAAAATGCCGGGGGTCATCAGGGCAACCCCTTCGTTAACCAAATGCACGCGGGCTTTGGGTTGATTGATTTTGATAATGCCTTGGCGAATCCCGTTTTGTAGCCATGCAAAAAAGCCATCGACGGGATCGATAGGTTCTTTTGTTGATTTATCTGGGTTACTGGATTGCTCATCAAGATTGGCATCGTGCGTAATTTCAGGGCACTCATCAATACCGCTATCAACCATCAAAGGCAAAATAGTCGTATCGTCCGTATCGATTTCGGTCCTGTCGTTTTCGATGTTCTTCGAGGTCAAGCATTTAGCAGATGCGGGTTGTGCCGGATCTAATTTTGCATCGACGGTGTCGTTGACTACTGACGATTCTCTTTCAATGACACTGATACTACCTGCAAAGGGTTCCGGTCGTCGTTCCGGATTGCTCCAGATTTTGGTCAGCGGGATTTTAATTAAGGTTAATTCATTACACCAGCCCTCTCCTGCTATGCATGCCGTCCAGATGGCTTTGTCGCCGTAAGGGATTAGCACCGCATGTTCCTGCAATAGATCGAATAACCGGCTATTTTTCGTTGGGATACCGGTATGGCCTTCGCGTATCAAATGTTCCCGAACCGCATCCACGGTTCTTTTGCTGACCATCCAGCAATATTCGCCTTGTATCCATCCAGCGGCGCCGTTTCGGTTCAATGGCAAGGTGCCTTCCGCCAATAAATATCGCAAGGCCGTCAGCATTTTTTCATGTAACGGTATGGTTTTCACGGTGGACATGCGGCTGTCATCGGCCCCTAAATTGGCCGCCACCGATTGACTGTCGGCGATGTTGACGATCTGGCCCAGGCTGCCGGCATTTTCAAGATAGCCGGAAACACAAGCCAACCAGCGCGCAAAAATGTTTTGATCGCTGGTCAACCAGCGCAGTCCCAGTGGCGGTATGATTTTGTTGGTCAATAACGGCGTGGCTTTTTCATGCAGCCGATAGCGCCGATTGGGCACAAATTCAGCGATATAGCCTATACCTTGCTCGTCCATAAATTGATTCCAAGGATCCCACATTTGATGCTGGCGATTTCGGTCGAATATCGTGACGGTTTGATCGACCGCCACCTTAGACAAGTCATGACACAATGCCGCCAGAAAAACCGCATAGGTCCATAAATCCTGTTTAGACGCAATCTCTTCCGCCCCGCCAGTTTCGGATAATAAATAAGACCGGCGCACTTTCAGGGCAATGACACTCACTTCCAAAGTATGCGTCAACATACCGCCCGGGCCTGCATGATGATGTACTTCGGAAGCGGGCAATTGTTGTACGAAACGGGCAAAACGTTGGATTGCGGTTAAATAAAAGCCGTTGAAAGGTTCTTTGGCCAAGCCTGCAAGCTCCTCAATTTGAACCAAAAAGCTGTGATGAGCTGTCAAAAGTTCGGCCGCAGTTTGTATTGGCAGCAAATGAGGAATATCGCTCAACTCATCAGGTTTCCGCGCGGCAGGTACCTTTTTGATCGGTTCTTTAAACCATCTGAGTTTTAGCATGAGTAGCGATAGCAGCTATCTAAGCCCAAGCAGGTAAAGGCTTTAATGAATTCAAGCGTTTGTGTCATGCTCATATCCGATCGAATTGATAGGCCAGATATTGAGTTCAGCGAGTCCTCATGATAACTAATGCCAGCTACGGCCCAATAGCAAAAACGCTAAATTTGGCGTTTAGGTTTTTAAAGAACGCACTTCGCTTCCGAGCTGGAACGAATAAACCCAAGTTAACGATAGACAGCGGACACTTTATTTTGCTAGGCTAGGCATTGAGCCAACCCAGTTAAGCCGCTAACCTCAATCTTGGACTGCGCTACTGACGCCACAACCAAAATCCTAAGAGCCTGCATTCGTTGTATCGGAGGGCAATTTGGAAACATTTTTATTCGTTCTGGCCATTGTTTTACCCCTCTGTCTGCTGACGGCGATTTACCGATTGAACACCGTGCTCAGCAACTTGCAACGGAATAGCGATGCTTCATTTTTCAATGACAAGGCGTTGTTCTGGCTTAATTGCGCCGGCAAG
Encoded proteins:
- a CDS encoding TniQ family protein; protein product: MTSAQRWPIHPVPVENEALSSWLSRIARCYQMDLEHLIRYEWGQGQLLDIDILPPIGFLEIIAQRSGVGLERLRLMTMSGWAPWLLDSLAPDPNSYASYVHQMSVLFPHPKRQRRLIPRWRAWLPKQTLQRACPSCLNESPGHETFKLMWQFPLFISCPIHGCWLQSYIGDGQLSSWHQLDAALIREASDAIKTMDRRTEQALTCGQVDLPRRPVHAGVWFRLLRALIEELSMPVYISRLQSKDLARIWATSGHPVRAGQSRWYPFETLDPSAQLQFLEASAVAMSMIENQEIRARGCLAPLFLSEPDQFVDAGHPLPEPPESTEKEVHYWQIAERSLAKTIDEARTNPVVAKALFTVLLFGRRDAKTMRTIRTHLSAFGIPAKWCHNKPNSYPL
- a CDS encoding TniB family NTP-binding protein codes for the protein MKDNSILDLSYLTPSAQRLAHLPSAERIMHTRAERWIGYPRAVDAVNRLEALYQWPAKQRMPNLLIIGTTNNGKSMIVEKFRRQHLPSSSPDAEHIPVLCVQMPSEPSILRFHIGLLAAMGAPLRSRQPIAILEQQALSLMRRIGVKMLVIDELHNILAGNSNSRREFLNLLRFLGNELRIPLVGVGTRDAYLAIRSDDQLENRFEPLILPLWQVDKDTCSLLASFVAAFPLRRPSNIATDDMAQYLLARSEGTIGELALLLTKAAIAGIDTGEEAINQRTLALADYAGPSERRRKFERELN
- a CDS encoding Mu transposase C-terminal domain-containing protein, producing the protein MEPESTKFTEQGVLTLSQEHWELARERASIIGRLAALEIVGHQTADEAAQKLGISRRQVYVLIQRFRQGTGLVTDLAPAHTSGGKGKRRLVEAVENIVSELIRKKFMNRQKLTIAKLYRRIKQECKTRGLPVPARNTVALRIKWLNPVQVKQAREGADAVRSLLSAGGTPPEITAILEQVQIDHTVIDLIVVDERDRQPIGRPYLTIAIDVFSDCIVGMVVTLEPPSTVSVGLCLAHMVCDKRPWLEQLQLDVDWPMSGKPRSVYVDNAPEFKSEALQRGCEQHGILLSYRPLGQPHYGGIIERLIGTMMGDIHELPGTTFSNPEARGDYDSEKKAALTLHELERWLTIAVAYYHGEAHYNDLQEPPAKRWSKGLTLNGPPPVVTNAKAFLIDFLPIIRRSLTRTGFRVDYIDYFANALKPLIARRKKGGTMFLIRRDPRDISRIWVLDPDSQKYLEIPYRSLENPAITLWEHRQAIKRLRAEGRDQVDEVSLFRMIDQMRDIVHDAQKATKRTRRNNERLKHLTHSTKKSKPQIPPDSDQSEIKSAVPFSDIEEW
- a CDS encoding integration host factor subunit beta, which gives rise to MTKSELIEQLATKLPHLLRGDVELAINSLIHSMTHNLATGGRIEIRGFGGFSITRRAARMGHNPKTGERVSLPSRYATHFKPGLDLRERVNHSREIYPNIKDL
- the mobH gene encoding MobH family relaxase, giving the protein MLKLRWFKEPIKKVPAARKPDELSDIPHLLPIQTAAELLTAHHSFLVQIEELAGLAKEPFNGFYLTAIQRFARFVQQLPASEVHHHAGPGGMLTHTLEVSVIALKVRRSYLLSETGGAEEIASKQDLWTYAVFLAALCHDLSKVAVDQTVTIFDRNRQHQMWDPWNQFMDEQGIGYIAEFVPNRRYRLHEKATPLLTNKIIPPLGLRWLTSDQNIFARWLACVSGYLENAGSLGQIVNIADSQSVAANLGADDSRMSTVKTIPLHEKMLTALRYLLAEGTLPLNRNGAAGWIQGEYCWMVSKRTVDAVREHLIREGHTGIPTKNSRLFDLLQEHAVLIPYGDKAIWTACIAGEGWCNELTLIKIPLTKIWSNPERRPEPFAGSISVIERESSVVNDTVDAKLDPAQPASAKCLTSKNIENDRTEIDTDDTTILPLMVDSGIDECPEITHDANLDEQSSNPDKSTKEPIDPVDGFFAWLQNGIRQGIIKINQPKARVHLVNEGVALMTPGIFQDYAVFQDGNPGNWSVIQKKVLKKNWHVRGENGLNVVKYQVSGASKSTTVNAILFEELSTVFGAGSAPASNPHLQKVP